The Tolypothrix sp. NIES-4075 genome segment CTGCTGGGATCGACCTGGGTGGTGCAGAGCATTGGGTGTGCGTACCAAGTGATAGAGCCGAAAAAAATGTTCGCCGATTTGGGTGTTTTACTCCTGATTTAATCGCAATGGTTGATTGGCTGATTGAATGCAAAGTAACAACCGTGGCAATGGAAGCTACGGGGGTCTACTGGATACCAGTTTTTCAAATCTTAGAAGCAAAAGGTCTTGAAATCAAGCTGGTGAATGCTCACCATTTTAA includes the following:
- a CDS encoding IS110 family transposase yields the protein MKSSPNQSSHLEQINYNAAGIDLGGAEHWVCVPSDRAEKNVRRFGCFTPDLIAMVDWLIECKVTTVAMEATGVYWIPVFQILEAKGLEIKLVNAHHF